The Urbifossiella limnaea genome has a window encoding:
- a CDS encoding Rieske (2Fe-2S) protein — protein MQTLALKSPGRNARAARVRLCDLDELPVGLGRAFVVAGRTVAVFRTRDGNVFATANACPHKAGPLADGMLVGHQVVCPMHAFRFTADSGECDQPNVCAVTTYLVEVEGTAVFLTLPAA, from the coding sequence ATGCAAACCCTCGCGCTGAAGTCCCCGGGCCGCAATGCCCGCGCCGCCCGTGTCCGCCTGTGCGACCTCGACGAACTGCCCGTCGGCCTCGGCCGCGCGTTCGTCGTCGCGGGGCGCACCGTCGCCGTGTTCCGCACCCGCGACGGCAACGTCTTCGCCACCGCCAACGCCTGCCCGCACAAGGCCGGCCCCCTCGCCGACGGGATGCTCGTCGGGCACCAGGTCGTTTGCCCGATGCACGCCTTCCGGTTCACCGCGGACTCGGGCGAGTGCGACCAGCCGAACGTCTGCGCCGTGACGACGTACCTGGTCGAGGTCGAAGGCACCGCCGTGTTCCTCACCCTCCCGGCGGCGTGA